In Cheilinus undulatus linkage group 16, ASM1832078v1, whole genome shotgun sequence, one DNA window encodes the following:
- the LOC121523621 gene encoding oocyte zinc finger protein XlCOF6.1-like: MSGFRDLLVFPREAQQLSVSKGEVPPELQERSFRLNQEITIKEELEEDWNSQKGEQLHGPRASGISVTTFFPVPVKNEYDEEKPQFSQLHQRRTEQIETGADGEDCGEAKADGYSNPERDLPPEIDVKTEFSSEAETDDSFDWRETVEHMSSSNSVDNIKSKRGNSDNNAHCCSECGKMFNKKVNLTVHMRIHTGEKPFRCSECGRTFAHQGNMTKHMKIHLEEKSFDCSECDKKFHHKDTLTKHMSSHTGKKAFSCSACGKRFAQKCNLTQHIRVHTGEKPFICSECGKHFNQQGSLARHVRIHLKEKPFSCSQCSKRFNQKYNLTDHMRIHTGEKPFSCSECGKSFTQNRSLTNHMFVHTGEKPFSCTECGKRYIKKVHLTGHMRIHLRKKPISYPKCDKQFKEKNI, from the exons ATGTCCGGGTTTCGGGATCttttag TCTTTCCAAGGGAGGCCCAGCAGCTTTCAGTGAGTAAAGGAGAGGTTCCCCCTGAGCTGCAGGAGAGGAGCTTCAGGCTGAACCAGGAGATTACCATCAAAGAGGAACTGGAGGAAGACTGGAACAGTCAGAAGGGAGAGCAGCTCCATGGGCCAAGGGCGTCTGGTATCAGTGTGACTACTTTCTTTCCTGTCCCTGTGAAGAATGAATatgatgaagagaaacctcaATTCTCACAGCTTCATCAAAGACGAACTGAACAAATAgaaacaggagctgatggagaggactgtggagaAGCAAAGGCAGACGGTTACTCTAATCCAGAGAGAGATTTACCACCAGAGATTGATGTCAAAACTGAATTTTCTTCTGAagctgagactgatgacagtttTGATTGGAGGGAGACAGTAGAACACATGTCCAGTTCAAACTCAGTAGATAACATCAAAAGTAAAAGAGGAAATTCAGACAATAATGCACAttgctgctctgagtgtggtaaaatgTTCAACAAAAAAGTTAATCTTACAGTTcatatgagaattcacacaggagagaagcccttcaggtgctctgagtgtggtagaACATTTGCCCATCAAGGAAACATGACTAAACATATGAAAATCCACTTGGAAGAGAAATCCTTTGACTGCTCTGAGTGCGATAAAAAATTTCACCATAAAGACACTCTGACAAAACATATGAGCAGTCACACAGGAAAGAAAGCCTTCAGCTGCTCTGCGTGTGGTAAACGATTTGCTCAAAAATGTAATCTGACACAACATATAAGAGtacacacaggagagaaacccttcatctgctctgagtgtggaaAACATTTTAACCAGCAAGGAAGTCTGGCCAGACATGTAAGAATCCACTTGAAagaaaaacccttcagctgctctcaGTGCAGTaaaagatttaaccaaaaatatAATCTTACAGATCATATGAGAATTCATAccggagagaaacccttcagctgttcCGAGTGTGGTAAAAGTTTTACTCAAAACAGAAGTCTAACAAATCATATGTTtgttcacacaggagagaagcccttCAGCTGtactgagtgtggtaaaagataTATCAAAAAAGTTCATCTTACAGGTCACATGAGAATTCACTTAAGAAAGAAACCCATCAGCTATCCCAAGTGTGAtaaacaatttaaagaaaagaacattTGA
- the LOC121523565 gene encoding gastrula zinc finger protein XlCGF57.1-like, producing MSGFQGLPDLQQLMAVKEEVLPEQQERSSSLKQEESLEPAHIKEEQEELGISQEREQLQRLGGADMKFLFSPVSVKTENDEEKPQSLQLHQIKMEQMETGTNKENCKEEQEELGISQEREQLQGAEEAITNMFTLTLVPVKSEEEDGEKPQSSQFVNQSEENRDLEHLKTESDGENCGRSGVDRDFNTDGHLQPVSRHWILDLSWSDTDDSDDLSYLRNKHVAVGDMKHTSVSSSEHAPSVGQKKQVQEEKPFRCSVCCKAFSTKEYLKRHSLIHKEKKPFSCSVCKKQYLFRQQHEAHMRIHTGEKPFSCSVCHKRFTQQGLLTSHMIVHSGKKPFSCLVCHKRFPRRGNLKIHMTVHTGEKRFSCSVCHKSFSYGSGLKKHMSVHTGEKPFSCSVCHRRFTKQWDVKCHMTVHTGERPFSCSVCNKSFRIKNGLVLHMAIHSDHKPFRCSVCNKNFRFNKMLVEHMRVHTGEKRFRCSVCGKRFSQKGHMQEHMITHDGEKQFSCSVCDRKFSYQRSMLAHFKTHAGEKPLNC from the exons ATGTCCGGGTTTCAGGGCCTtccag ACCTCCAGCAGCTGATGGCAGTAAAAGAAGAGGTTCTCCctgagcagcaggagaggagctCCAGTCTGAAGCAGGAGGAGTCTCTGGAACCAgcacacattaaagaggaacaaGAGGAACTGGGGATCAgtcaggagagagagcagcttcAAAGACTGGGAGGGGCTGATATGAAGTTCCTGTTCAGTCCTGTCTCTGTGAAGACTGAAAATGATGAAGAGAAACCCCAGTCTTTGCAGCTTCACCAGATAAAAATGGAGCAGATGGAAACAGGAACTAATAAAGAGAACTgtaaagaggaacaggaggaactgGGGATCAgtcaggagagagagcagcttcAAGGAGCAGAGGAGGCTATTACCAACATGTTCACATTGACTCTTGTCCCTGTGAAGAGTGAAGAAGAGGATGGAGAGAAACCTCAGTCCTCACAGTTTGTAAACCAAAGTGAAGAGAACAGGGACTTAGAGCATTTGAAAACAGAATCAGATGGAGAGAACTGTGGAAGATCAGGAGTGGACAGAGACTTTAATACAGATGGTCATTTACAGCCGGTTAGTCGTCACTGGATTTTAGATCTTTCTTGGTCAGACACTGATGACAGTGATGATTTAAGCTATCTGCGAAACAAACACGTAGCTGTAGGTGATATGAAACATACATCAGTTAGTTCTTCTGAACATGCTCCAAGTGTTGGACAGAAGAAACAAGTGCAGGAAGAGAAACCGTTTCGTTGTTCAGTTTGTTGTAAAGCTTTCTCAACAAAGGAATACCTCAAAAGGCACTCTTTGATTCACAAAGAAAAGAAACCATTCAGTTGCTCTGTTTGTAAAAAGCAATATCTTTTTAGACAACAACATGAGGCGCACATGAGaatccacacaggggagaaaccattcAGTTGTTCGGTTTGTCATAAAAGATTTACCCAGCAAGGACTTCTGACTAGTCACATGATTGTCCATTCAGGGAAGAAACCCTTTAGTTGCTTAGTTTGTCATAAAAGATTTCCCCGTCGAGGAAATCTGAAGATTCACATGACTgttcacacaggggagaaacgtTTTAGTTGCTCTGTTTGTCATAAAAGTTTTTCTTATGGATCGGGTCTGAAGAAGCACATGTCTGTCCatacaggggagaaaccatttagttgcTCAGTTTGTCATAGAAGATTTACCAAGCAATGGGATGTGAAGtgccacatgactgttcatacAGGGGAGAGACCATTTAGTTGTTCAGTTTGTAACAAAAGTTTTCGAATTAAAAATGGGTTGGTGCTGCACATGGCAATCCACTCAGACCATAAGCCATTTCGTTGTTCAGTTTGTAATAAAAATTTTCGTTTTAACAAGATGTTGGTGGAACACATGAGAGTCCACACAGGGGAAAAACGTTTTCgctgttcagtttgtggtaaaagattttccCAAAAAGGACATATGCAGGAACACATGATTACTCATGATGGGGAGAAACAATTTAGCTGTTCAGTCTGTGATAGAAAATTTTCTTACCAGAGAAGTATGCTGGCACACTTCAAAACCCACGCAGGTGAAAAACCACTTAACTGTTAA
- the LOC121523589 gene encoding zinc finger protein 32-like → MCFCISDFPMEVQQLPVHDEEVLREQQEQCSSQNQVVSIKEEPEELWSSQEGEQHQGSGLAGISMFTFVPIPVKSEYEEKPQFSQHHHRQSAQMETGADKENNEGAEATRYSDLERDFKAETEVKTEDCSEAETDDSSDWNETPENQSGLNSVENIKASECRENDIKEKTETKPVLKQEDCGGSEQARISDSNSSAQPLTELEPTPCVDDLTETHEQQAALDFMEKKLHSCSECAKRFTSKKSLKGHMRTHSGKKPFSCSECNKVFGQKDFLTTHKKIHTREKPFSCSGCDRKFHCKGNLLAHMRIHTGEKPFVCSICGKQFRQKGTMNLHMRIHKGEKPFSCSECDRKFHCKGNLLAHMRIHTGEKPFSCFICSKQFRHKGTMNVHMRIHSLNKHMSSHKRWEPLSCPECDRKFSYPGNLSKHMVIHEGENPFSCSECGKKFSLKDDLKQHMFTHTVENPTSRLLPILVTQVYFVQVSSKTT, encoded by the coding sequence ATGTGCTTCTGTATTTCAGATTTTCCCATGGAGGTCCAGCAGCTGCCAGTGCATGATGAAGAGGTTCTCCGTGAGCAGCAGGAGCAGTGCTCCAGTCAGAACCAGGTGGTTAGCATCAAAGAGGAACCAGAAGAACTGTGGAGCAGTCAGGAGGGAGAGCAGCATCAAGGGTCAGGTCTGGCTGGTATCAGCATGTTCACTTTTGTTCCCATCCCTGTTAAGAGTGAATATGAAGAGAAACCTCAGTTCTCACAGCATCATCACAGACAGAGTGCACAAATGGAAACAGGAGCTGATAAAGAGAACAATGAAGGAGCAGAGGCAACCAGGTATTCTGATCTAGAGAGAGACTtcaaagcagagacagaggtcAAGACTGAAGATTGTTCTGAAGCCGAGACTGATGACAGTTCTGATTGGAATGAGACGCCAGAAAACCAGTCAGGTTTGAACTCAGTGGAAAACATCAAGGCATCAGAGTGCCGTGAAAACGACATCAAGGAGAAAACGGAGACAAAGCCAGTATTAAAACAAGAAGACTGTGGAGGATCAGAACAAGCTAGAATCTCAGATTCAAATAGCAGTGCACAACCTCTGACTGAACTGGAGCCTACGCCTTGTGTTGATGATTTGACAGAGACACATGAACAGCAGGCAGCTTTAGATTTCATGGAAAAGAAATTGCatagctgctctgagtgtgccAAAAGATTTACCAGCAAAAAAAGTCTAAAAGGACATATGAGAACTCACTCAGGaaagaaacccttcagctgctcagagtgTAATAAAGTATTTGGtcaaaaagattttttgacTACACATAAGAAAATCCACACcagagagaaacccttcagctgctcaggGTGTGACAGAAAATTTCACTGTAAAGGTAATCTGCTGGCACATATGAGAAtacacacaggagagaaaccatttgtCTGCTCTATATGTGGTAAACAATTTCGACAAAAAGGGACTATGAATTtacacatgagaattcacaaaggggagaaacccttcagctgctcagaaTGTGATAGAAAATTTCACTGTAAAGGTAATCTGCTGGCACATATGAGAAtacacacaggagagaaaccattttcCTGCTTTATATGTAGTAAACAATTTCGACATAAAGGGACCATGAATGtacacatgagaattcacagTTTAAATAAACATATGAGTAGTCACAAAAGATGGGAACCCCTCAGCTGCCCTGAGTGTGATAGAAAATTTAGTTATCCAGGAAATTTGTCTAAACACATGGTAATTCATGAAGGGGAGAATCCctttagctgctctgagtgtggtaagaAATTTTCCCTCAAAGATGATCTGAAACAACATATGTTCACTCACACAGTAGAGAATCCCACTAGCcgtcttttaccaattttggtAACACAGGTGTACTTTGTTCAAGTTTCATCAAAAACAACCTGA
- the LOC121523555 gene encoding gastrula zinc finger protein XlCGF57.1-like isoform X1 produces the protein MSVKMSGFDHSSDFPMEVKQLLVHDEEVLCEQQEQSSGQNQVVSIKEEPEELWSSQEGEQLQGSGPAGISMFTFVPIPVKSEYEENPQFSLHHHRQSAQMETGADEENSEGAEATRYFNLERDFKAEAEVKTEDCSEAETDDSSDWNETPEDQSGLNSVENIKASECQENDVEEKTEIKLGLKQEDCGGSEQARISDSNSRAQPLTEGNPSPCVDDLTETHEQQAALDFMENVENKRIDSCKKLHSCPECSKRFTSKHSLAGHMRIHPGKGHFNCSECDLVFRGKESMSVHMTVHKVEKPFSCSECNKVFAGNASMTEHMRIHTGEKPFSCPECDRKFRLKRILAIHMRTHTGVKPFSCSECNRKFRLKSSLAIHMRIHTGEKPFSCSECGKQFRQKGTMTVHMRTHSGVKPFSCSECNKVFTGKASMTEHMRTHTGEKPFSCSECDRKFHIKSSLAIHMRIHTGEKPFACSKCGKQFREKGNMTKHMRSHSHLSCSECGGKFSDRRSLTAHMCSHKGEKPFSCLECDRKFSQKGHLTVHMRIHEGEKPFSCYECDKRFFLKDTLKQHMKTHTIENPSSCP, from the exons ATGTCTGTAAAAATGTCCGGGTTTGACCATagttcag ATTTTCCCATGGAGGTCAAGCAGCTGTTAGTGCATGATGAAGAGGTTCTCTGTGAGCAGCAGGAGCAGAGCTCCGGTCAGAACCAGGTGGTTAGCATCAAAGAGGAACCAGAAGAACTGTGGAGCAGTCAGGAGGGAGAGCAGCTTCAAGGGTCAGGTCCGGCTGGTATCAGCATGTTCACTTTTGTTCCCATCCCTGTTAAGAGTGAATATGAAGAGAACCCTCAGTTTTCACTGCATCATCACAGACAGAGTGCACAAATGGAAACAGGAGCTGATGAAGAGAACAGTGAAGGAGCAGAGGCAACCAGGTATTTTAATCTAGAGAGAGACTTCAAAGCAGAGGCAGAGGTCAAGACTGAAGATTGTTCTGAAGCCGAGACTGATGACAGTTCTGATTGGAATGAGACGCCAGAAGACCAGTCTGGTTTGAACTCAGTGGAAAACATCAAGGCATCAGAGTGTCAGGAAAATGACGTAGAGGAGAAAACGGAGATAAAGCTAGGATTAAAACAAGAAGACTGTGGAGGATCAGAACAAGCTAGAATCTCAGATTCAAATAGCAGAGCACAACCACTGACTGAAGGGAATCCTTCACCTTGTGTTGATGATTTGACAGAGACACACGAACAGCAGGCAGCTTTAGATTTTatggaaaatgttgaaaataaaagaattgaTAGTTGTAAGAAATTGCATAGCTGCCCTGAGTGCAGCAAAAGATTTACCAGCAAACATAGTCTTGCAGGACATATGAGAATTCACCCAGGAAAGGGACATTTCAACTGCTCAGAGTGTGATTTAGTATTTAGAGGAAAAGAAAGTATGAGCGTACATATGACAGTCCACAAAgtagagaaacccttcagctgctcagagtgTAATAAAGTATTTGCTGGAAATGCAAGTATGACTGAACATATGAGAAtacacacaggagagaaacccttcagctgcccAGAGTGTGATAGAAAATTTCGCTTAAAAAGAATTCTGGCAATACATATGAGGACTCACACAGGAGTGAAacctttcagctgctctgagtgtaaCAGAAAATTTCGCTTGAAAAGTAGTCTGGCAATACATATGAGAAtacacacaggagagaaacccttcagctgctctgaatgtGGTAAACAATTTCGACAAAAAGGAACTATGACTGTACATATGAGAACTCACTCAGGAgtgaaacccttcagctgctcagagtgTAATAAAGTATTTACTGGAAAAGCAAGTATGACTGAACATATGAGAACGCACAcgggagagaaacccttcagctgctcagagtgTGATAGaaaatttcacattaaaagtAGTCTGGCAATACATATGAGaatacacacaggtgagaaaccCTTTGCCTGCTCTAAATGTGGTAAACAATTTCGAGAGAAAGGGAATATGACTAAACACATGAGAAGTCACTCACACTtaagctgctctgagtgtggcgGAAAATTCAGTGACAGAAGGAGTTTGACTGCACACATGTGTAGTCACAAAGgggagaaacccttcagctgtcTTGAGTGTGATAGAAAATTTAGTCAAAAAGGACATTTGACTGTCCATATGAGAATTCATGAAGgggagaaacccttcagctgctacGAGTGTGATAAAAGATTTTTCCTCAAAGATACTCTGAAACAACATATGAAAACTCACACCATAGAGAATCCCTCTAGCTGCCCTTAA
- the LOC121523555 gene encoding uncharacterized protein LOC121523555 isoform X2: MSVKMSGFDHSSDFPMEVKQLLVHDEEVLCEQQEQSSGQNQVVSIKEEPEELWSSQEGEQLQGSGPAGISMFTFVPIPVKSEYEENPQFSLHHHRQSAQMETGADEENSEGAEATSLGIAGVVVVMLQRLFKNKLRRNEAETRAGEENSGGQEAARNSDPERHS, translated from the exons ATGTCTGTAAAAATGTCCGGGTTTGACCATagttcag ATTTTCCCATGGAGGTCAAGCAGCTGTTAGTGCATGATGAAGAGGTTCTCTGTGAGCAGCAGGAGCAGAGCTCCGGTCAGAACCAGGTGGTTAGCATCAAAGAGGAACCAGAAGAACTGTGGAGCAGTCAGGAGGGAGAGCAGCTTCAAGGGTCAGGTCCGGCTGGTATCAGCATGTTCACTTTTGTTCCCATCCCTGTTAAGAGTGAATATGAAGAGAACCCTCAGTTTTCACTGCATCATCACAGACAGAGTGCACAAATGGAAACAGGAGCTGATGAAGAGAACAGTGAAGGAGCAGAGGCAACCAG TTTGGGTATCGCAGGTGTGGTGGTGGTCATGCTTCAGAGACTCTTCAAAAACAAACTGAGGAGAAACGAGGCAGAAACAAGAGCAGGTGAAGAGAATTCTGGAGGACAAGAAGCAGCAAGGAACTCAGACCCAGAGAGACATTCGTAA